The nucleotide window GGACCTTCCACGATCATTTCGCCCTTGTTCACCACCTGGCCGTCGTGCACCAGCACCTGCTTTTCCTTCGCGATCAGGAACTCGTGGGCATTGCCGTCCAGGTCGGTGATGACCAGGCGCTGCTTGCCCTTGGTGTCCTTGCCGAACGAGGTCGTGCCGGTGACTTCCGCCAGCACGGCGGCGTCCTTCGGCGAACGCGCTTCGAACAGCTCGGCCACGCGCGGCAGACCACCGGTAATGTCGCGGGTCTTCTGCGATTCGGTCGGGATACGCGCGAGCACTTCACCCACGTGCACCTGCTGGCCGTCCTTCACGGTAATCAGCGCGCCGACCTGGAAGCCGATGGTCACGGAGTGGTCCGTGCCCGGGATCTTCACTTCCTGGCCGTTGGCGTCGAGCAGCTTCACCTGCGGGCGGATGCCCTTGGTTGCGGCCGTGCGGCGCTTGGCGTCGATCACCACCAGGGTCGACAGGCCCGTCACTTCGTCCATCTGCTTGGCGACGGTCACGCCTTCTTCGACGTTCTCGAACTTGATCGTGCCCGAGTACTCCGAAACGATCGGGCGCGTCAGCGCGTCCCAGGTCGCCAGTTGCGTGCCGGCCTTGATCGCCTGGCCGTCCTGCACCAGCAGCGTGGCGCCGTACGGGATCTTGTGGCGCTCGCGCTCGCGGCCGTGGTCGTCGGTGATCAGCGCCTCGCCCGAACGCGAGATCACGATCAGTTCGCCCTTGGCGTTGGTCACGTAGCGCATGGTCGCGGTGAAGCGCACCGTACCGGTCGCCTTCGCTTCCACGCTCGAGGCCACTGCCGCACGCGATGCCGCACCACCGATGTGGAAGGTACGCATGGTCAGCTGCGTGCCCGGCTCGCCGATCGACTGCGCGGCGATCACGCCCACCGCTTCGCCCGAGTTCACCAGCACGCCGCGGCCCAGGTCGCGGCCGTAGCACTTGGCGCACAGGCCGTAGCGCGTGTCGCACGACAGCGGGGTGCGGACCTTGACTTCGTCCACGCCGATGTTGTCGATCAGCTCGACCAGGTCTTCGTCCAGCAGCGTGCCGGCTTCGATCGCGGTTTCCTGGGTTTCCGGGTTGACCACGTCGGCCACGGTGACGCGGCCGAGAATACGGTCGCGCAGCGCTTCGATGACTTCACCGCCTTCGACCAGGGCCTTCATGGCCACGCCGTTGGAGGTGCCGCAATCGTCTTCCACTACGACCAGATCCTGCGTCACGTCGACCAGGCGGCGGGTCAGGTAACCCGAGTTCGCGGTCTTCAGTGCCGTATCGGCCAGGCCCTTACGGGCGCCGTGGGTCGAGATGAAGTACTGCAGAACGTTCAGGCCTTCACGGAAGTTCGCCGTAATCGGCGTTTCGATGATCGAGCCGTCCGGCTTGGCCATCAGGCCACGCATGCCGGCCAGCTGGCGGATCTGCGCGGCGGAACCCCGTGCGCCCGAGTCGGCCATCATGTAGATGGAGTTGAACGACTCCTGCTTCACGGTCTTGCCTTCGCGGTCGACCACGTCTTCGTGCTGGAGCTGCTCCATCATCGCCTTGCCCACCTGGTCGCCGGCGGCGCCCCAGATGTCCACGACGTTGTTGTAGCGTTCCTGGTCGGTCACCAGACCCGACATGTACTGCTTGTCGTATTCCTTCACCTTGGCCGAGGCCTCGGCGATGATCTTTTCCTTGGCCGGCGGCACCAGCATGTCGTCGATCGCGATCGAGATACCGGCGCGGGTCGCCAGGCGGAAGCCCGACTGCAGCAGCTTGTCGGCGAAGATCACGGTCTCGCGCAGGCCGCAGCGGCGGAACGCCGTGTTGATCAGGCGCGAGATTTCCTTCTTCTTCAGCGGCTTGTTCAGCACCGAGAAGGGCAGGCCCTTCGGCAGGATCTCGGACAGGATCGCGCGGCCGACCGTGGTGGCCTGCAGCGTGATCTTGGGCGCGAAACGGGCGTCGCCCTCGGCGTCCTTGTCGACCAGTTCATACTCGGTGATACGCACGTTCACGCGCGAAGCCAGTTCGACTTCCTTGTTCTCGTACGCGCGAATCACTTCGCTGATGTCGGCGAAGGTCATGCCCTCGCCGCGGCCGTTGATCTTGTCGCGGGTCGTGTAGTACAGACCCAGCACCACGTCCTGCGACGGCACGATCGACGGGTCGCCGTTGGCCGGGAACAGCACGTTGTTGGAGGCCAGCATCAGCGTGCGGGCTTCCATCTGCGCTTCCAGCGACAGCGGCACGTGGACGGCCATCTGGTCACCGTCGAAGTCGGCGTTGAACGCCGCGCAGACCAGCGGGTGCAGCTGGATGGCCTTGCCTTCGATCAGCACCGGCTCGAACGCCTGGATGCCCAGGCGGTGCAGCGTCGGCGCGCGGTTCAGCATCACCGGGTGCTCGCGGATCACCTCTTCGAGGATGTCCCACACCACCGGGGTCTGGCTTTCGACTTCCTTCTTCGCCGCCTTGATGGTGGTGGCGATGCCCATCGTTTCCAGCTTGTGGAAGATGAACGGCTTGAACAGCTCGAGCGCCATCAGCTTGGGCAGGCCGCACTGGTGCAGCTTGAGCGTCGGGCCCACCACGATGACCGAACGGCCCGAGTAGTCGACGCGCTTGCCCAGCAGGTTCTGACGGAAACGGCCGCCCTTGCCCTTGATCATTTCGGCCAGGGACTTCAGCGGACGCTTGTTGGCGCCGGTCATCGCCTTGCCGCGACGGCCGTTGTCCAGCAGCGAGTCAACCGCTTCCTGCAGCATGCGCTTTTCGTTGCGCACGATGATTTCAGGGGCCTTCAGCTCCAGCAGGCGCTTCAGGCGGTTGTTACGGTTGATGACGCGGCGGTACAGGTCGTTCAGGTCCGAGGTCGCGAAGCGGCCGCCGTCCAGCGGCACCAGAGGACGCAGCTCGGGCGGCAGCACCGGCAGCACTTCAAGGATCATCCACTCGGGCTTGATGCCCGAACGCTGGAAGGCCTCGAGCACCTTCAGGCGCTTGGCGAACTTCTTGATCTTGGCTTCGGAGCCGGTGGCCTGCAGCTCGGCGCGGATCTGTTCGATCTGCTTCTCGATGTCGATGCCGCGCAGCAGCTCACGGATGCCCTCGGCACCCATCATGGCGACGAACTCGCCCTCGCCGTACTCGTCGCACTTCGCCAGGTAGTCGTCTTCGGACATGATCTGGCTCTTCTTGAGCGGGGTCATGCCGGGTTCGATCACCACGAATGCTTCGAAGTACAGCACGCGCTCGATGTCGCGCAGCGTCATGTCCAGGACCATGCCCAGGCGCGACGGCAGCGACTTCAGGAACCAGATGTGCGCGGTCGGCGCGGCCAGTTCGATATGGCCCATGCGCTCGCGGCGCACCTTGGCCAGCGTCACTTCAACGCCGCACTTCTCGCAGATCACGCCACGGTGCTTCAGGCGCTTGTACTTGCCGCACAGGCACTCGTAGTCCTTGATCGGGCCAAAGATCTTGGCGCAGAACAGGCCGTCGCGTTCCGGCTTGAACGTACGGTAGTTGATCGTTTCCGGCTTCTTGACTTCACCGTACGACCACGAACGGATCTTCTCGGGCGAGGCCAGGCCGATCTTGATCGCGTCGAACTGCTCTTCCTGCTGTACCTGCTTAAAGAGATCGAGCAATGCTTTCATTGCAACTCCTTGTTTCGCCACCGGCCCGGAATCGGTCCGGATCGATGGCATTCATCCTGTGGGAAATCCTTCGCTGGCGGGCAGCGGCCATGGCCGCTGCCCTCACCTGCCCGATCAGTAGCGATCGAGGTCGATGTCGATACCCAGCGAGCGGATTTCCTTCACCAGCACGTTGAACGATTCCGGCATGCCGGCGTCGATCGAGTGCTCGCCCTTGACGATGTTCTCGTACACCTTGGTACGGCCGTTCACGTCATCGGACTTGACCGTCAGCATTTCCTGCAGCACGTACGACGCGCCGTAGGCTTCCAGTGCCCACACTTCCATCTCACCGAAACGCTGGCCGCCGAACTGGGCTTTACCACCCAGCGGCTGCTGCGTCACCAGCGAGTACGGGCCGGTGGAACGTGCGTGCATCTTGTCGTCGACCAGGTGGTGCAGCTTCAGCATGTGCATCACACCCAGCGTAACCGGACGCTCGAACGCTTCGCCGGTGCGGCCGTCGAACAGCGTGACCTGCTGCTTGGACGCCGTCAGGCCCTTTTCGCGGGCAACGTCGTCCGGGTAGGCCAGGTCCAGCATGCGGCGGATTTCGTCCTCGTGGGCACCGTCGAACACCGGCGTGGCGAACGGCACGCCCTTCTTCAGGTTGCTCGCCAGTTCCAGCACTTCGGCGTCGGAGAGGCTGTCCAGGTCTTCCGGCTTGCCGCTCTCGTTGTAGATCTGCGAGAGCAGCGTGCGCAGTTCCTGCGCCTTGGCTTGCGCCTTGAGCATGTCGCCGATGCGCTGGCCCAGGCCGCGCGCGGCCCAGCCCAGGTGGGTTTCCAGGATCTGGCCCACGTTCATCCGCGACGGCACGCCCAGCGGGTTCAGCACGATGTCGGCCGGCGTACCGTCCGCCATGTACGGCATGTCTTCGATCGGCACGATCTTCGACACCACACCCTTGTTGCCGTGACGGCCGGCCATCTTGTCGCCAGGCTGCAGGCGGCGCTTGACGGCCAGGTACACCTTGACCATCTTGATCACGCCCGGCGGCAGTTCGTCGCCCTGCGTGAGCTTCTTGCGCTTCTCTTCGAAGGCCAGGTCGAACTCGTGGCGCTTCTGCTCGATGGCTTCCTTGACGGCTTCCAGCTGGGCAGCCAGTTCCTCGTCGGCCGGACGGATGTCGAACCAGTGGTACCTGTCGATGTCCGCCAGGTATTCCTTGGTGATCTTGGCGCCCTTGGCCAGCTTCTTCGGACCGCCGTTGACGGTCTTGTCGACCAGCAGACGCTCCAGACGCTGGAACGCATCGCCTTCCACGATACGCAGCTGGTCGTTCAGGTCCAGGCGGTAGCGCTTCAGTTCGTCGTCGATGATCGACTGGGCACGCTTGTCGCGCGTCACGCCTTCGCGGGTGAAGACCTGGACGTCGATCACGATGCCGCTCATGCCCGACGGCACGCGCAGCGAGGTGTCCTTCACGTCCGAAGCCTTCTCGCCGAAGATCGCGCGCAGCAGCTGCTCTTCCGGGGTCAGCTGGGTCTCGCCCTTGGGCGTGACCTTGCCCACCAGCACGTCGCCGGCTTCGACCTCGGCGCCGATGTAGGTGATGCCCGACTCGTCCAGGCGAGCCAGCTGGGCCTCGGCCAGGTTCGAGATATCGCGCGTGATTTCTTCCGGTCCCAGCTTGGTGTCGCGGGCAACGACCGACAGTTCCTCGATGTGGATCGAGGTATAGCGGTCTTCGGCCACCACACGCTCCGAGATCAGGATCGAATCCTCGAAGTTGTAGCCGTTCCACGGCATGAACGCCACCAGCATGTTCTGGCCAAGAGCCAGCTCACCCAGGTCGGTCGAGGCGCCGTCGGCGATGACGTCGCCGCGGGCCACGTGGTCGCCCACCTTGACCATCGGACGCTGGTTGATGTTGGTGTTCTGGTTCGAGCGCGTGTACTTGATCAGGTTGTAGATGTCCACGCCGACTTCACCGGCCACGGCTTCGTCGTCGTTCACGCGGATCACGATACGCATCGCGTCGACGTAGTCGACCACGCCGCCACGCATCGCCTGCACGGCCGTACCCGAGTCGACCGCAACGGTGCGCTCGATGCCGGTGCCGACCAGCGGCTTGTCCGGACGCAGGCAGGGCACGGCCTGGCGCTGCATGTTCGCGCCCATCAGTGCACGGTTCGCGTCATCGTGTTCCAGGAACGGCACCAGCGAGGCAGCGGCCGACACGATCTGCGACGGCGCCACGTCGATGTACTGCACGCGGTCCGGCGTCACCATGCGGGTTTCCCGCTCGGAGCCTTCACGCGACGACACCAGTTCGTCGGTCAGGTTGCCGTCGGCGTCGACCGTCGCGTTGGCCTGCGCCACCACATACTTGCCTTCCTCGATCGCGGACAGGTAGTCGACCTGGTCGGTCAGCTTGCTGTCGACCACCTTGCGGTACGGCGTTTCCAGGAAGCCGTATTCGTTCAGGCGGGCGTACAGCGCCAGCGAGTTGATCAGGCCGATGTTCGGACCTTCCGGCGTTTCGATCGGGCACACGCGGCCGTAGTGGGTCGGGTGCACGTCACGGACTTCAAAGCCGGCGCGCTCGCGCGTCAGGCCGCCCGGGCCCAGTGCCGAGACACGGCGCTTGTGCGTGATCTCGGACAGCGGGTTGGTCTGGTCCATGAACTGCGACAGCTGCGACGAACCGAAGAACTCGCGGATTGCCGACGAGATCGGCTTCGAGTTG belongs to Cupriavidus taiwanensis and includes:
- the rpoC gene encoding DNA-directed RNA polymerase subunit beta' translates to MKALLDLFKQVQQEEQFDAIKIGLASPEKIRSWSYGEVKKPETINYRTFKPERDGLFCAKIFGPIKDYECLCGKYKRLKHRGVICEKCGVEVTLAKVRRERMGHIELAAPTAHIWFLKSLPSRLGMVLDMTLRDIERVLYFEAFVVIEPGMTPLKKSQIMSEDDYLAKCDEYGEGEFVAMMGAEGIRELLRGIDIEKQIEQIRAELQATGSEAKIKKFAKRLKVLEAFQRSGIKPEWMILEVLPVLPPELRPLVPLDGGRFATSDLNDLYRRVINRNNRLKRLLELKAPEIIVRNEKRMLQEAVDSLLDNGRRGKAMTGANKRPLKSLAEMIKGKGGRFRQNLLGKRVDYSGRSVIVVGPTLKLHQCGLPKLMALELFKPFIFHKLETMGIATTIKAAKKEVESQTPVVWDILEEVIREHPVMLNRAPTLHRLGIQAFEPVLIEGKAIQLHPLVCAAFNADFDGDQMAVHVPLSLEAQMEARTLMLASNNVLFPANGDPSIVPSQDVVLGLYYTTRDKINGRGEGMTFADISEVIRAYENKEVELASRVNVRITEYELVDKDAEGDARFAPKITLQATTVGRAILSEILPKGLPFSVLNKPLKKKEISRLINTAFRRCGLRETVIFADKLLQSGFRLATRAGISIAIDDMLVPPAKEKIIAEASAKVKEYDKQYMSGLVTDQERYNNVVDIWGAAGDQVGKAMMEQLQHEDVVDREGKTVKQESFNSIYMMADSGARGSAAQIRQLAGMRGLMAKPDGSIIETPITANFREGLNVLQYFISTHGARKGLADTALKTANSGYLTRRLVDVTQDLVVVEDDCGTSNGVAMKALVEGGEVIEALRDRILGRVTVADVVNPETQETAIEAGTLLDEDLVELIDNIGVDEVKVRTPLSCDTRYGLCAKCYGRDLGRGVLVNSGEAVGVIAAQSIGEPGTQLTMRTFHIGGAASRAAVASSVEAKATGTVRFTATMRYVTNAKGELIVISRSGEALITDDHGRERERHKIPYGATLLVQDGQAIKAGTQLATWDALTRPIVSEYSGTIKFENVEEGVTVAKQMDEVTGLSTLVVIDAKRRTAATKGIRPQVKLLDANGQEVKIPGTDHSVTIGFQVGALITVKDGQQVHVGEVLARIPTESQKTRDITGGLPRVAELFEARSPKDAAVLAEVTGTTSFGKDTKGKQRLVITDLDGNAHEFLIAKEKQVLVHDGQVVNKGEMIVEGPADPHDILRLKGIEELAHYIVDEVQDVYRLQGVKINDKHIEVIVRQMLRRVQIVDVGDTKFIPGEQVERSELLDENDRVIAEGKRPATYENLLLGITKASLSTDSFISAASFQETTRVLTEAAIMGKTDDLRGLKENVIVGRLIPAGTGLAYHRARKAREASERERAQAIAEEEQSLFIEPPVVQATEGKGDNA
- the rpoB gene encoding DNA-directed RNA polymerase subunit beta, whose amino-acid sequence is MAYSFTEKKRIRKSFAKRATVHQVPFLLATQIESYTQFLQADTPPARRKTEGLQAAFNAIFPISSHNGLARMEFVSYHLSNPPFDVKECQQRGLTFHSALRAKVRLIINDRENPGKVKEVKEQEVYMGEIPLMTSTGSFVINGTERVIVSQLHRSPGVFFEHDKGKTHSSGKLLFSARIIPYRGSWLDFEFDPKDILYFRVDRRRKMPVTILLKSIGLTPEQILAHFFVFDNFTLQAEGAQLEFVPERLRGEVARFDIADKNGRVVVEKDKRINAKHIRDLDSAGTKLISVPEDYLLGRVLAKNIIDPDTGEVIANANDELTETLLENLREAGVKQIQTLYTNDLDQGPYMSQTLRVDETADQTAARIAIYRMMRPGEPPTEEAVEALFQRLFYSEESYDLSRVGRMKVNSRLGRPSGEGAMVLQDEDILETIKILVNLRNGKGEVDDIDHLGNRRVRCVGELAENQFRAGLSRVERAVKERLGQAETENLMPHDLINSKPISSAIREFFGSSQLSQFMDQTNPLSEITHKRRVSALGPGGLTRERAGFEVRDVHPTHYGRVCPIETPEGPNIGLINSLALYARLNEYGFLETPYRKVVDSKLTDQVDYLSAIEEGKYVVAQANATVDADGNLTDELVSSREGSERETRMVTPDRVQYIDVAPSQIVSAAASLVPFLEHDDANRALMGANMQRQAVPCLRPDKPLVGTGIERTVAVDSGTAVQAMRGGVVDYVDAMRIVIRVNDDEAVAGEVGVDIYNLIKYTRSNQNTNINQRPMVKVGDHVARGDVIADGASTDLGELALGQNMLVAFMPWNGYNFEDSILISERVVAEDRYTSIHIEELSVVARDTKLGPEEITRDISNLAEAQLARLDESGITYIGAEVEAGDVLVGKVTPKGETQLTPEEQLLRAIFGEKASDVKDTSLRVPSGMSGIVIDVQVFTREGVTRDKRAQSIIDDELKRYRLDLNDQLRIVEGDAFQRLERLLVDKTVNGGPKKLAKGAKITKEYLADIDRYHWFDIRPADEELAAQLEAVKEAIEQKRHEFDLAFEEKRKKLTQGDELPPGVIKMVKVYLAVKRRLQPGDKMAGRHGNKGVVSKIVPIEDMPYMADGTPADIVLNPLGVPSRMNVGQILETHLGWAARGLGQRIGDMLKAQAKAQELRTLLSQIYNESGKPEDLDSLSDAEVLELASNLKKGVPFATPVFDGAHEDEIRRMLDLAYPDDVAREKGLTASKQQVTLFDGRTGEAFERPVTLGVMHMLKLHHLVDDKMHARSTGPYSLVTQQPLGGKAQFGGQRFGEMEVWALEAYGASYVLQEMLTVKSDDVNGRTKVYENIVKGEHSIDAGMPESFNVLVKEIRSLGIDIDLDRY